A genomic segment from Thermotoga neapolitana DSM 4359 encodes:
- a CDS encoding Fur family transcriptional regulator: protein MRSVNEMNLEEIVEQLKAKKIKLTTQRMEIIKFVSKMEKGHFEAKELFSVLSKKIPSLSIATLYSTLYLLVDLGVIYSFSDGQKTIFDFNPAPHGHFVCRICGKIEDIEIKKLDLEKIRGKREKIEIVIRGVCEDCLKRVKD from the coding sequence ATGAGGAGTGTGAACGAGATGAATCTGGAAGAGATTGTCGAACAGTTGAAAGCAAAAAAGATCAAGTTGACGACACAGAGAATGGAAATCATAAAGTTCGTATCGAAGATGGAAAAAGGACACTTCGAAGCAAAGGAACTGTTCTCTGTCCTTTCAAAAAAGATACCATCCCTTTCCATAGCAACGCTGTACAGCACCCTGTACCTTCTTGTGGATCTCGGTGTGATATACTCTTTCAGCGATGGGCAGAAAACTATCTTCGACTTCAACCCTGCACCACACGGACACTTCGTATGCAGGATCTGTGGAAAGATAGAAGACATCGAGATAAAAAAACTGGATCTTGAAAAGATCAGGGGAAAGAGAGAGAAGATAGAAATCGTCATACGTGGTGTGTGTGAAGATTGTCTGAAGAGGGTGAAAGATTGA